A single window of Pieris rapae chromosome 4, ilPieRapa1.1, whole genome shotgun sequence DNA harbors:
- the LOC110993212 gene encoding rac GTPase-activating protein 1 has translation MSSDGLEGGTKWTLSLAAQFDDINRLNNVLNDGTVEECFLAYVKQTEWVRQQWAASEAEAARLQTELDEALRTLSKWEAKFAHVRKMLDGEKRERNIVLKKYNEVNKLLDLARDLLFKDNRTKLNDETLNKLAFLNGTAQQDLNTKINGAHDLNSTGTLLSEMSYSRSEDDLDESMASAHRSWAHRGSWAVRENPPANKKRRSSTNSSATKTVELQGGKVLATATTTLTLERAPTSHDLKPPQNFQPISESSDEAATPRRKSSRRSDRMQPPQEFVTPSAPPKTDSESASDTGRLPQRTPSVLSAGFGSPRVRVRQHNFVAKTFYKREICAPCGKPIGFAKLGVRCESCRAPAHADCRSLLPLPCVPPGKLLHNQEGCISDYAPSTPPMVPALLVHCVNEIEKRGLTERGIYRISAVDKEIKRLKERFLRGHGSPQLASEDINVICGCVKDFLRSLREPLVTNALWADFIDAAKLSEPSDATAAIVQAVSQLPQPNRDTLAFLILHLQKVAESPDCEMGIDNLSRIFGPNVVGYGMVTQAPEMYTVTTQMANVMQVLLRLPGDYWSQWACPGDSPQRAPAQTPRGFFFSPADNGVSRKKRNFF, from the exons ATGAGCTCTGATGGATTAGAAGGCGGTACGAAGTGGACGCTATCGTTAGCCGCCCAGTTTGATGATATTAATCGTTTAAATAATGTGTTAAATGATGGAACAGTGGAAGAAT gtTTTCTAGCTTATGTAAAGCAAACGGAATGGGTACGACAACAGTGGGCCGCATCAGAAGCCGAGGCAGCTCGGCTTCAAACAGAGCTGGATGAGGCATTGAGAACTTTATCTAAATGGGAAGCTAAATTTGCACATGTTCGTAAAATGCTTGATGGAGAGAAGAGGGAACGaaatattgtgttaaaaaaatataatgaagtg aataaattattagatttgGCCCGAGATCTACTGTTTAAAGATAATAGAACAAAGTTAAATGATGAAACACTTAATAAGCTGGCCTTCCTCAATGGTACTGCACAGCAGGATCTTAACACAAAAATCAATGGAGCACATGATCTTAATTCTACAG GAACTCTGTTATCTGAAATGTCATACTCTCGTTCTGAGGATGACTTAGATGAGTCCATGGCATCTGCTCATCGCTCTTGGGCACACCGTGGCAGCTGGGCTGTACGAGAGAATCCACCGGCTAACAAAAAACGACGTTCATCTACTAATTCTTCTGCTACTAAG ACAGTGGAGCTGCAAGGCGGAAAAGTACTAGCCACCGCTACTACTACACTCACATTAGAGCGTGCGCCTACCTCACACGACCTTAAACCACCACAGAACTTT CAACCCATATCAGAAAGTAGTGATGAAGCAGCTACTCCGCGTCGAAAATCTTCTCGTCGCTCAGACAGAATGCAGCCTCCGCAGGAGTTTGTCACACCCTCTGCTCCACCTAAAACTG atTCCGAGAGTGCATCGGACACGGGTCGCTTACCACAACGAACGCCTTCCGTTCTGTCAGCTGGGTTTGGTTCACCTCGAGTAAGGGTCAGGCAGCACAACTTTGTGGCCAAGACTTTCTATAAACGGGAGATTTGTGCGCCCTGTGGGAAACc TATTGGATTCGCTAAGCTGGGTGTTCGTTGTGAGAGTTGCCGTGCGCCGGCGCACGCTGATTGCCGTTCGCTTCTGCCTTTACCCTGTGTACCGCCTGGAAAACTGTTGCACAACCAG GAAGGGTGTATATCTGATTATGCTCCATCCACGCCTCCAATGGTACCGGCGTTACTTGTTCACTGCGTTAATGAGATCGAGAAACGAGGGCTTACAGAACGTGGCATATATCGCATCAGCGCTGTTGATAAGGAGATTAAACGACTCAAG GAGCGATTTCTACGCGGCCACGGCTCTCCTCAACTCGCTAGCGAAGATATTAATGTAATCTGTGGTTGCGTAAAAGACTTCTTACGTTCCCTCCGAGAACCATTAGTGACGAACGCACTGTGGGCAGATTTTATTGATGCGGCCAAACTGAGCGAGCCAAGTGATGCAACCGCAGCTATAGTACAAGCAGTTAGTCAATTGCCACAGCCCAATAGAGATACCCTGGCTTTCTTGATCTTACACTTGCAGAA GGTAGCAGAAAGTCCAGACTGTGAGATGGGAATAGACAATTTGTCGCGTATCTTTGGTCCAAATGTGGTCGGCTACGGCATGGTGACACAGGCGCCAGAAATGTATACTGTCACTACACAGATGGCTAAT GTGATGCAAGTTCTACTCCGCCTACCAGGCGACTATTGGTCCCAATGGGCGTGTCCAGGGGATTCGCCTCAACGTGCGCCTGCGCAGACTCCAAGGGGATTCTTCTTTTCGCCCGCTGATAATGG tgTATCGCGCAAGAAAAGGAACTTTTTCTGA